Part of the Deltaproteobacteria bacterium CG2_30_66_27 genome is shown below.
CATGATGATGTCGGGATCCTGCCGCAGCATCGACCGGAGCATGACGGCGAAGGAGAGGCCGATCTTATCCTGCACCGCCACCTGGTTGATCCCCGACAGTTCATACTCGATCGGGTCCTCGATCGTCGTGATGTTGTCCTCGACGGATTTGATCCGGTTCAGAATCCCGTAGAGGGTGGTCGTCTTTCCCGATCCGGTGGGCCCGGTGATGAGGACGATCCCCTGCGGACGGGAGATGATCTCCTCCATCTTCGCCATTTCCCCGGGGGAGAACCCGATCGACTCCAGCGGGATGTTCGCGTTGGCGGAGTCGAGGATCCGGATGACCACTTTCTCCCCGTAGTTGGCCGGGACCGTGGAGACCCGCAGGTCGAGGCTGCGTCCCCCCACGCGGACCCCGATCCGGCCGTCCTGCGGAAGCCGCTTCTCGGCGATGTCCATGCTCGCCATGATCTTGATCCGCGACACGACCGCCCCCTGGACCCATTTCGGAAGGTCCATCGTCTTGCGCAGGAGCCCGTCGACCCGGTGACGGATCTGGAGGGCCGTCTTCGTCGGCTCCACGTGGATGTCGGAGGCGCCCTGGTCGACCGCCTCGGCGACGATCAGGTTCACCATCCGGATGACGGGGGCGGCCTCGGACTTCTTCCGCAGGTCGTCCAGGTCCTTCCCCTCCGGATCCTGGGAGTCGTGCACCACCTCGACCTGGCGTTCGTCCACGATGTCCTGGACGATGGTGCTGAGGGACGACCCGAGGTGGTAGTGCTGATCGATGGCCCAGAGGATGTCGGACCGGGGGGCGATGAACGGCTTGATGGTGTAGCCGGAGGCGAACCGGACGTCCTCGAACGCCTCGAAGCTCAACGGGTCGGCCATCGCGATGTGCAGGTCGCGGTGGTCGATCACTACGGGGATGATGAGGTGCTTCCGGGCGACCTTTTCCTGGATGAGATCGATCGCCTGGGGTTCTACGGGGGTGTTCTTCAGGTCGATCGTTGGAATGCCGAGCTGCAGGGAGAGGGCCTGGGAGATCTCCTCTTCCGTGGCCAGCCCGAGGCCGACGATCACTTCCCCGAGCTTTCCCCGCTTCGAGCGCTGCTGTGAGAGGGCCTGGGTGAGCCCCCCCTCGTCCAGCAGCCCGGTCTCGAGGAGAAGTTCCCCCAGCCGTTTCTTCACCATTTTCTTCAGATTCTCCTTGCCGGAGGAGATCTCCCGGCGGGTAGCCTTCATATTATAATAAGAGGGAAAGAATCCGCAACCCGGGATTGAAACCGACCCGTTCACGGGGCATCGTAAAGAAAAGGGGAGGGGAGGAGAAATGGTCGACAACGACAAGAGAGTGCGGTGCCCCCGCTGCGACGGCGCGATGGTGTTCGAGCGCTTCCAGGATATGCTCACCCTGTTCTACTCGTGGAGGTGTCTGAACTGCGGCGAGATCGTCGATCCGGTCGTCTCCAGGAACCGGGAGCCGGACCGCGGGACCAAGAAAAAGGCTGTGGGCGAATGATCGTGTATCCGGCCGATTTTCTTTTGGTTTTGATCCCGTTGACAGTGACGATCCTCGTGTGTTACCCTGCCATCTCTTTTCCTTTCCGCAATGGAGGTTGGCTGCGTTGTCCGGGGGTCATCTGTTCACATTCCGCATGGGGTATGCCGGCCGGTCCCGGGAGGTCCGGGTCGGGCGTACCGCCGCGATGGTCGCCGCCTCCGTTCTCGGAGTCCTGTTCGTCCTTCTGACCCAGGGGATCTACGGTATCCGCGACAACATATCGAAATTGCACGAGTTACGGGCCTTGCGCGAACGGGTGTCCGAACAGAACCTGGCGCTGTACCATCTCGACGCCAAGTTCGAGGGGCTATCGGCCGAGGTCGAGCGCCTTCGGGCCATGGACCACCGGATCCGGTCGCTGGTGAAGGCGAACGACTCTCTCCGGAGAAAATCGTTGCGCGGGGTCGGCGGAGCCGAGACCCCCGAGACGTCGGCCACGAATCGCATCGACAAGCTGCTCGACCTCAAGTTCGACCGGATGAAGAAAGACCTCCTGGTCGACGTGAACGACCTCGACATCCTCGGCGAAACCCTCGACAGCCGCAGGCTCCTCCTCGAAAGCGTCCCGGGCTTGTGGCCTGTCCACGGGACCCTCTCCTCCGTGTTCGGGGTGCGCAACTCCCCGTTCACGGAAACCCCCGTCTTCCACCACGGCCTGGACATCGTCGCCCGGACCGGGATGCCGGTCGTGGCGTCGGCCGCGGGCATCGTGGTGAAGAGCGGCTACGAGGCGATGTACGGGAACATGATCGAGGTCGACCACGGTGCGGGGTACCGTTCCGTCTATGCCCATCTCTCGTCGTGCGGCGTCGAAGAGGGGGCGTTCGTCAACCGGGGCGAGGAAGTGGGGAAAGTCGGTTCCACGGGGCGTTCCACAGGGCCCCACCTGCACTACGAGGTCCGCGTGAACGGCCTCCCGGTGAACCCCGCGCGCTTCCTCAACTGACGGGTCGTCGGCGGGGCTCCCCATCATGTTCGGAAATTTCCTGAAAAAGATGTTCGGTACGCAGAACGAGCGGATCATCGACCGGATCCGCCCGATCGTCGACAGGGTGAACGCGCTCGAGTCCTCGGTGAGCCCTCTTTCGGACGACCGGCTCGCCGCGAAGATCGCCGAATTCCGACAGCGGGCCGAGAACGGCGAACCGCTCGACGACCTCCTCCCCGAGACGTTCGCCGTCGTCCGGGAGGCCGGGAAACGCTTCCTCCAGATGCGCCACTTCGACGTCCAGCTGATGGGCGGCGTCATTCTCCACGAGGGCCGGATCGCAGAGATGCGGACCGGCGAGGGGAAGACGCTCGTGGCCACCCTCCCGTTCGTCCTGAACGCCCTGACCGGGCGGGGCGTCCACCTCGTGACGGTGAACGACTACCTCGCACGGCGCGACGCCGACTGGATGGGAAAGCTCTACCGCGCCCTCGGGATGTCCGTGGGCGTCATCGTCCACGGGATGGACGACACGGAACGCCAGGCGGCCTACCGGTGCGACATCACCTACGGGACGAACAACGAGTACGGCTTCGACTACCTGCGGGACAACATGAAATTCCGCATCGAGGACATGGTTCAGCGGGACCTCCATTACGCGATCGTGGACGAGGTCGACTCGATCCTGATCGACGAGGCCCGGACGCCGCTCATCATCTCCGGGCCCGCGGAGGAATCCACCTCCTTCTATACGCGGGTGAACACCGTCATCCCGTTCCTCAAGAAGGACGCCGATTACACGGTCGACGAGAAGGCCCGCCAGGTCCTCCTCACCGAGGACGCGGGGATCCCCAAGCTCGAACGCCTCCTGTCGGTCGACAATCTCTACGACCAGGACAACATCGAGATCCTCCACCACGTGAACCAGGCGCTCAAGGCCCACATCCTTTTCCACCGGGACGTGGACTACATGGTGAAGGACGGCGAGGTCGTCATCGTCGATGAGTTCACCGGGCGGCTCATGCCGGGGCGGCGCTGGTCCGACGGTCTCCACCAGGCGGTGGAGGCCAAGGAAGGGGTCAAGATCGAGAACGAGAACCAGACGCTGGCGACCATCACCTTCCAGAACTACTTCCGCATGTTCGACAAGCTGGCCGGCATGACCGGGACCGCCGACACCGAGGCGGCCGAGTTCCAGCAGATCTACAATCTCGCCGTTACCATCGTGCCGACGAACCAGCCGATGGTCCGCCAGGACCTCTCCGACCAGATCTACCGGACGGAGAGGGAGAAGTTCCAGGCGGTCCTCGAGGAGGTCAAGGAGCTGCACGCGCAGGGGCGGCCGGTCCTGGTGGGCACCGTCTCGATCGAGAAATCCGAGAGGCTCTCCGGGCTGCTGACGCGCAACGGCGTCCCCCACAACGTTCTGAACGCCAAGCACCACGAACAGGAGGCGGCGATCATCGCCGAGGCGGGGCATGCCGGAAGGGTGACGATCGCCACCAACATGGCCGGCCGCGGCGTCGACATCAAGCTGGGGGAAGGGGTCGTCGGGAAGGGGGGGCTCCACATCATCGGGACGGAGCGCCACGAGTCTCGGCGGGTGGACAACCAGCTGCGCGGCCGTGCGGGACGTCAGGGCGACCCGGGTTCCTCGCGCTTCTACCTTTCGCTCGAGGACGACCTGCTCCGGATCTTCGGCTCCGACCGGATTGCGCCGATCATGGAGAAGCTGGGGATGGAGGAGGGGGAGCCGATCGAGCACCCGCTGATCAACCGCGCGGTCGAAAACGCCCAGAAGAAGGTCGAGGCGCACAACTTCGACATCCGGAAGCAACTCCTCGAATACGACGACGTGATGAACCTGCAGCGCAAGGTGATCTACGACATGCGTCGGGATGTTCTGGGAAGCGAGGACCTCCGGGAGATGGTGCTCGACTTCGCCGGGGAGGTCGCGGAGGATCTCGCCGGGCGGTTCTCGGACGAGAAAACGCACCCGGAGGAGTGGGATTTCGAGGGGCTTTCCACCGCCGTCACCGCGCAGTTCGGATTCCGGCCGGAAATCCCGGAGGCGGAGAGACCCAAGGTTACGCCGTCCGACCTCGCGGACCGGGTACGGACGGGGGCGGAGGCGTTCTACGCGAGGAAGGAAGCCGAGTACGGCGCCGACGCGATCCGGTACCTCGAGCGGATGTTCCTCCTCTCCACGGTCGACGCGTTGTGGAAGGATCACCTCCTGTCGATGGACCACCTCAAGGAGGGGATCGGCCTGCGCGGGTACGCCCAGAAGGACCCGCTCAAGGAGTACCAGAGGGAAGGGTACGATCTCTTCGCCGACCTGATCTCGCGGATCAAGGAGGAGTCCCTCAAGCGCCTGTTCCACGTCAGGGTGCAGCGCGAAGAGGAGGGGGCGGAAATGAAGGAACGGGCGCCCGCCCCGCGCCCGGCCCGGGTCACCCTCTCTCGCGGGGACATCAAGAGCGCCGGCAAGTCCACGCAGAGGCGCCAAGGCGTCAAGATCGGCCGGAACGACCCGTGCCCCTGCGGGTCGGGGAAGAAGTACAAGAAGTGCTGCGGCGCGAGCGCGTAGTGCGATGGCTGGGGCAGGACACTTTAACCCTGCGTCCCGAGGTTGAACCAAGAGTGTCCCGCGTACCGTGGGGGAGTTGTTCGTATGAAACTACCTAAGGGAATCATTGTACCGGGGTTCCGGGCGGCGGGGACGTCGTGCGGGATCAAGAAGTCCGGAAAGCCGGACCTCGCGCTGGTGGTCAGCGACCGTCCTTGCGTATCCGCCGTGGTCTTCACGCGGAACAAGGTGGCGGCAGCCCCCGTCGTATGGGGAAAGGCGCTGCGCACCCGCTCCCGGCTGCGCGGGATCGTGGTGAACAGCGGCAACGCCAACGCCTGCACCGGGGCCGTCGGTATCCGGGCGGTCCGCGAGACGTCCCGGGTGGCTTGCAAGTCCCTCGGCCTGCCGGTCGATTCGCTGCTGATCGGATCCACCGGCGTCATCGGCGTGCCGCTGGCCGTGGAAAAGATTGTGGCGGCGCTGCCGGGCCTCGCCGCCCGTCTTTCCGCGAAGGGGATCGCCGGGGCGGGGGAGGCGATCCGCACGACGGACGCTTTCCCGAAGCGGGGGATCCGCACGATCCGCGCGGGGGGGCGCACGATCACGATCGGCGGGATCGCGAAGGGCGCCGGGATGATCGCCCCGAACATGGGAACGATGCTCGCCTTTGCGTTCACCGACGCGGCCCTCACGCCCCCCGACGCCCGCCGCCTGCTGCGGGAGGCGGCCGACGCGACGTTCAACCGGATCGTCGTGGACGGCGACACGAGCACCAACGACACCGCGGCCCTATTCGCCAACGGCGCGTGCGGCCTGCCCCCGCTGGAGGGGAAGGACCTCGCCGCGTTCCGGGCGGCGCTCCTGTCGCTGCTGCTGGATCTCGCCCTGATGATCGTGCGCGACGGGGAGGGGGCGACCCGGGTGGTCCGGTTAACGGTCACCGGCGCGCGCACTTCGGCGGAAGCCACGAAAGCGGCCCGCGCGGCCGCTTCCTCTCCGCTGGTCAAAACCGCGGTCCACGGCGCCGACCTGAACTGGGGGCGGGTGATCGCGGTACTCGGGCGGGCGGGGATCGCGGTGGACCCGATGAAGGTCTCTATCCGGTTCGCGGGGGAAACCCTGCTGCGCCGGGGGATGCGCCCCGACCCGGCCGCGGAGCGCCGCGCC
Proteins encoded:
- the secA gene encoding preprotein translocase subunit SecA (functions in protein export; can interact with acidic membrane phospholipids and the SecYEG protein complex; binds to preproteins; binds to ATP and undergoes a conformational change to promote membrane insertion of SecA/bound preprotein; ATP hydrolysis appears to drive release of the preprotein from SecA and deinsertion of SecA from the membrane; additional proteins SecD/F/YajC aid SecA recycling; exists in an equilibrium between monomers and dimers; may possibly form higher order oligomers; proteins in this cluster correspond SecA1; SecA2 is not essential and seems to play a role in secretion of a subset of proteins), translated to MFGNFLKKMFGTQNERIIDRIRPIVDRVNALESSVSPLSDDRLAAKIAEFRQRAENGEPLDDLLPETFAVVREAGKRFLQMRHFDVQLMGGVILHEGRIAEMRTGEGKTLVATLPFVLNALTGRGVHLVTVNDYLARRDADWMGKLYRALGMSVGVIVHGMDDTERQAAYRCDITYGTNNEYGFDYLRDNMKFRIEDMVQRDLHYAIVDEVDSILIDEARTPLIISGPAEESTSFYTRVNTVIPFLKKDADYTVDEKARQVLLTEDAGIPKLERLLSVDNLYDQDNIEILHHVNQALKAHILFHRDVDYMVKDGEVVIVDEFTGRLMPGRRWSDGLHQAVEAKEGVKIENENQTLATITFQNYFRMFDKLAGMTGTADTEAAEFQQIYNLAVTIVPTNQPMVRQDLSDQIYRTEREKFQAVLEEVKELHAQGRPVLVGTVSIEKSERLSGLLTRNGVPHNVLNAKHHEQEAAIIAEAGHAGRVTIATNMAGRGVDIKLGEGVVGKGGLHIIGTERHESRRVDNQLRGRAGRQGDPGSSRFYLSLEDDLLRIFGSDRIAPIMEKLGMEEGEPIEHPLINRAVENAQKKVEAHNFDIRKQLLEYDDVMNLQRKVIYDMRRDVLGSEDLREMVLDFAGEVAEDLAGRFSDEKTHPEEWDFEGLSTAVTAQFGFRPEIPEAERPKVTPSDLADRVRTGAEAFYARKEAEYGADAIRYLERMFLLSTVDALWKDHLLSMDHLKEGIGLRGYAQKDPLKEYQREGYDLFADLISRIKEESLKRLFHVRVQREEEGAEMKERAPAPRPARVTLSRGDIKSAGKSTQRRQGVKIGRNDPCPCGSGKKYKKCCGASA
- a CDS encoding bifunctional ornithine acetyltransferase/N-acetylglutamate synthase yields the protein MIVPGFRAAGTSCGIKKSGKPDLALVVSDRPCVSAVVFTRNKVAAAPVVWGKALRTRSRLRGIVVNSGNANACTGAVGIRAVRETSRVACKSLGLPVDSLLIGSTGVIGVPLAVEKIVAALPGLAARLSAKGIAGAGEAIRTTDAFPKRGIRTIRAGGRTITIGGIAKGAGMIAPNMGTMLAFAFTDAALTPPDARRLLREAADATFNRIVVDGDTSTNDTAALFANGACGLPPLEGKDLAAFRAALLSLLLDLALMIVRDGEGATRVVRLTVTGARTSAEATKAARAAASSPLVKTAVHGADLNWGRVIAVLGRAGIAVDPMKVSIRFAGETLLRRGMRPDPAAERRATPKIRAEAYAIDVDLGIGKGCDYVYFSDLSTAYVRLNSGYRS